A part of Agromyces protaetiae genomic DNA contains:
- a CDS encoding DNA polymerase III subunit gamma and tau: protein MVTALYRRYRPETFAEMIGQSQVTDPLMTALRTDRVNHAYLFSGPRGCGKTTSARILARCLNCAEGPTDSPCGVCPSCVELSRGGGGSLDVVEIDAASHGGVDDARDLRERAVYAPARDRYKIFIIDEAHMVTSGGFNALLKIVEEPPEHVKFIFATTEPDKVLGTIRSRTHHYPFRLVPPAPMLEYVQKLCDEEGIGVEPGVLALVVRAGGGSPRDTLSLLDQLIAGSEGSTIDYERAVALLGYTHGALLDEVVDAIGAHDAAGAFAAADRVVQTGQDPRRFVEDLLERLRDLIVVAASSPEAAAAVLRGVPADELARMASQARAFGAAELSRTADLVSQTLTEMTGATSPRLHLELMLARVLVPASDDTERGALARVERLERRVGVEGAAGASSAPVASRDERADAPAARAAQQAPTAAPSEPAAPPAPAAPAEAVKPERAAEAEPAAAAKPVRVGPVTLQLVRDAWPEILGVLERTKRTAWMAALTAQVIEYRDGDVLVLGFPSQNDVDDLRSGAPGQNPAEFLRTAIADVLGVQVKFLPRVIGAGGGRDQSSAPAAPQGGPTAPPAPAPAPGQTARAAPPVQRQAPPAPASSSTASPKQSSPSASASSPAPSPAPALQASGPVDSWATVSIPADPAAVTGPEASASPSRTSTALAERPSPSRAPADVPPPSDDDAPPFDDEPPFDPDYDRDPGDTPKAPPRQAPRPAQAAPEASAAKAAPTAPARQAPKRAEPRRPNAPAAPADGIQRYGEAVVREVLGATFLEEVDVDGERG from the coding sequence GTGGTCACCGCCCTGTATCGCCGCTATCGGCCTGAGACGTTCGCCGAGATGATCGGCCAGTCGCAGGTCACCGACCCGTTGATGACGGCGCTCCGCACCGACCGGGTGAACCACGCCTATCTCTTCAGCGGCCCGCGCGGCTGCGGCAAGACGACGTCGGCGCGCATCCTCGCACGCTGCCTCAACTGCGCCGAGGGCCCCACCGATTCGCCGTGCGGGGTGTGCCCGAGCTGCGTCGAGCTCTCGCGCGGCGGCGGCGGGTCGCTCGACGTCGTCGAGATCGACGCCGCGAGCCACGGCGGCGTCGACGACGCCCGCGACCTGCGCGAGCGCGCGGTGTACGCCCCCGCACGCGACCGCTACAAGATCTTCATCATCGACGAGGCGCACATGGTCACGTCGGGCGGGTTCAACGCGCTCCTCAAGATCGTCGAAGAGCCGCCCGAGCACGTGAAGTTCATCTTCGCGACGACCGAGCCCGACAAAGTGCTCGGCACGATCCGTTCGCGCACGCACCACTACCCGTTCCGGCTCGTGCCGCCGGCTCCCATGCTCGAGTACGTGCAGAAGCTGTGCGACGAAGAGGGCATCGGCGTCGAGCCGGGCGTGCTCGCCCTCGTCGTGCGGGCGGGCGGCGGGTCGCCGCGCGACACGCTCTCCCTCCTCGACCAGCTCATCGCGGGCTCCGAGGGGTCGACGATCGACTACGAGCGCGCGGTCGCGCTCCTCGGCTACACGCACGGCGCCCTGCTCGACGAGGTCGTCGACGCGATCGGCGCGCACGATGCGGCGGGCGCGTTCGCGGCGGCCGACCGGGTCGTGCAGACCGGGCAAGACCCGAGGCGATTCGTCGAAGACCTGCTCGAGCGCCTGCGCGACCTCATCGTCGTCGCGGCGTCGTCGCCCGAGGCCGCCGCGGCGGTCCTGCGCGGCGTGCCCGCCGACGAGCTCGCCCGCATGGCGTCGCAGGCGCGCGCGTTCGGCGCCGCCGAGCTCTCGCGCACTGCCGACCTCGTGAGCCAGACCCTCACCGAGATGACGGGCGCGACTTCCCCGCGCCTCCACCTCGAGCTCATGCTCGCGCGCGTGCTCGTGCCCGCCTCCGACGACACCGAGCGCGGCGCGCTCGCGCGCGTCGAGCGGCTCGAGCGACGGGTGGGCGTCGAGGGGGCTGCCGGTGCGTCGAGTGCGCCGGTCGCGTCGCGTGACGAGCGGGCGGATGCCCCGGCCGCACGCGCTGCGCAACAGGCGCCGACTGCGGCTCCCTCCGAGCCTGCGGCTCCTCCCGCTCCCGCGGCTCCCGCCGAGGCGGTGAAGCCCGAGCGTGCTGCCGAGGCCGAGCCTGCGGCTGCGGCGAAGCCCGTGCGGGTCGGCCCCGTGACGCTCCAGCTCGTACGCGACGCGTGGCCCGAGATCCTCGGGGTGCTCGAGCGCACCAAGCGCACCGCGTGGATGGCGGCGCTCACTGCGCAGGTCATCGAGTACCGCGACGGAGACGTGCTCGTCCTCGGGTTCCCGAGCCAGAACGACGTCGACGACCTCCGCAGCGGCGCCCCCGGGCAGAACCCGGCCGAGTTCCTCCGCACCGCGATCGCCGACGTGCTCGGCGTGCAGGTCAAGTTCCTGCCTCGCGTGATCGGCGCGGGCGGCGGTCGCGACCAGTCGTCGGCTCCTGCAGCCCCGCAAGGCGGCCCGACCGCGCCTCCGGCGCCTGCGCCCGCGCCGGGGCAGACCGCGCGGGCCGCGCCTCCGGTGCAACGGCAGGCACCGCCCGCCCCGGCCTCATCGTCCACGGCGTCGCCGAAGCAGTCGTCCCCGTCCGCGTCGGCGTCCTCGCCCGCGCCCTCGCCCGCGCCCGCGCTGCAGGCGAGCGGCCCCGTCGATTCATGGGCGACGGTCTCGATCCCGGCCGACCCGGCCGCGGTGACCGGCCCCGAGGCATCCGCGTCGCCTTCGCGCACCTCGACCGCGCTCGCCGAGCGCCCGTCGCCGAGCCGTGCGCCCGCCGACGTGCCCCCGCCGAGCGACGACGACGCGCCGCCCTTCGACGACGAGCCGCCGTTCGATCCCGACTACGACCGCGACCCGGGCGACACGCCGAAGGCGCCACCCCGACAGGCGCCGCGTCCGGCACAGGCCGCGCCCGAGGCATCCGCCGCGAAGGCCGCGCCGACCGCGCCCGCGCGCCAGGCGCCGAAGCGCGCCGAACCGCGCCGCCCGAACGCGCCTGCGGCGCCCGCCGACGGCATCCAGCGCTACGGCGAAGCCGTCGTGCGCGAGGTGCTCGGTGCGACCTTCCTCGAAGAGGTCGACGTCGACGGGGAGCGTGGCTGA
- a CDS encoding TraR/DksA family transcriptional regulator produces the protein MTRSFTPERIAKFERLLQAELTEASSRLAEHREGMAEVRSARAGTQADDEHDPEGPTMTQEWSQRTAVLADAQAELTDVDRALARLADGTYGVCERCGKPIAVARLEARPTATLCIDCARLQR, from the coding sequence ATGACGAGGAGTTTCACCCCAGAACGCATCGCGAAGTTCGAGCGCCTCCTGCAGGCCGAACTCACCGAGGCCTCGAGCAGACTCGCCGAGCACCGCGAGGGCATGGCCGAAGTGCGCTCCGCGCGCGCGGGCACGCAGGCCGACGACGAGCACGACCCCGAGGGCCCCACGATGACCCAGGAGTGGTCGCAGCGCACCGCCGTCCTCGCCGACGCGCAAGCCGAGCTCACCGATGTCGACCGCGCGCTCGCGCGCCTCGCCGACGGGACCTACGGGGTCTGCGAACGCTGCGGCAAGCCGATCGCCGTCGCGCGGCTCGAAGCCCGCCCGACCGCGACGCTCTGCATCGACTGCGCCCGGCTCCAGCGCTGA
- a CDS encoding MFS transporter: MSERRAAEASVDGGAAAFPTREIPDAPRRRLPLVALFTAQFASLSGNALAMVAIPILALQQTGSPLAAGTAGVFATVPLVIGGALGGVLVDRFGFRISSIVADLASALAVAAVPLLHATVGLPFGALLALVFLGGLLDTPGDTAKTSLMPDLAALARTPLARAAGAQSAVQRTASMIGAGLAGVLVASFGAMSALVVDAIGFAVAAGVIAAFVPRAVETQAVAPDAREAGADASAADGERPSALLGSFAAGIRFVWRTPLLRALVALVTLTNAIDAAGVTVLKPVYATRVLGDPALLGFMLGCFAAGALAGSALFGAVGHRVSGRVMFALCFVLAGAPPYLAMAAGAEASVLLPVLVLSGLAAGSLNPMISTAMYGLVPEGMRARVFGATTAGVAATMPLGALCGGLAVEAFGLVPTLAGAGLLYAALGASPLLLRTFSGLAAARA; the protein is encoded by the coding sequence ATGAGCGAGCGGCGTGCGGCCGAGGCATCCGTCGACGGCGGCGCAGCCGCCTTCCCGACGCGCGAGATTCCGGATGCTCCCCGCCGACGTCTGCCGCTCGTGGCCCTGTTCACGGCGCAATTCGCATCGCTCTCGGGCAACGCGCTCGCGATGGTCGCGATCCCGATCCTCGCCCTCCAGCAGACCGGATCGCCGCTCGCGGCGGGCACTGCGGGTGTCTTCGCGACCGTCCCGCTCGTCATCGGGGGAGCGCTCGGCGGAGTGCTCGTCGACCGGTTCGGGTTCCGCATCTCGAGCATCGTCGCCGACCTCGCGAGTGCGCTCGCCGTCGCCGCCGTCCCGCTCCTGCACGCGACCGTCGGGCTGCCGTTCGGGGCGCTCCTCGCGCTCGTGTTCCTCGGCGGGCTCCTCGACACCCCGGGCGACACCGCGAAGACCTCGCTCATGCCCGACCTCGCCGCGCTCGCGCGCACCCCGCTCGCCCGCGCCGCGGGCGCCCAGTCGGCCGTGCAGCGCACGGCGTCGATGATCGGCGCGGGCCTCGCGGGCGTGCTCGTCGCGTCGTTCGGGGCGATGTCGGCGCTCGTCGTCGACGCGATCGGGTTCGCGGTCGCGGCGGGCGTGATCGCTGCGTTCGTGCCACGGGCCGTCGAGACGCAGGCCGTCGCGCCGGACGCGCGCGAGGCCGGCGCCGACGCGAGCGCGGCCGACGGCGAGCGCCCCTCGGCACTGCTCGGCAGCTTCGCCGCAGGCATCCGGTTCGTCTGGCGCACGCCGCTCCTGCGCGCGCTCGTCGCGCTCGTGACCCTGACGAACGCGATCGACGCGGCGGGCGTCACGGTCTTGAAGCCCGTCTATGCGACGCGCGTGCTCGGCGACCCGGCGCTCCTCGGATTCATGCTCGGATGCTTCGCCGCAGGCGCCCTGGCCGGGTCGGCGCTGTTCGGGGCGGTCGGGCACCGCGTGTCGGGGCGCGTCATGTTCGCCCTGTGCTTCGTGCTCGCGGGCGCACCGCCCTACCTCGCGATGGCGGCGGGCGCCGAGGCATCCGTGCTGTTGCCCGTGCTCGTGCTCTCGGGCTTGGCGGCGGGTTCTCTGAACCCCATGATCTCGACGGCGATGTACGGACTCGTCCCCGAGGGCATGCGGGCGCGCGTCTTCGGGGCGACGACGGCAGGGGTCGCCGCGACGATGCCGCTCGGGGCGCTCTGCGGCGGGCTCGCGGTCGAGGCGTTCGGACTCGTGCCGACGCTCGCGGGTGCTGGACTGCTCTACGCCGCCTTGGGCGCCAGTCCGCTGCTGTTGCGGACGTTCTCAGGGCTCGCGGCCGCCCGGGCGTGA
- a CDS encoding ArsR/SmtB family transcription factor produces MTEPTSTEPTSIDVRDPGPLRALANPVRLRLLGMLRVDGPATVGQLAERSGEAAGSVSYHLQTLAKHGFVVEVPELARDRRERWWQAVHDFTHVGAESAAGDPERRDASEAMRRAVLDSYHRELLDALEAELTLEPEWIEASDSSDIAAHLTLDEFRELAADLAAVRDKWFARGRDRRDGTRTVRLITHAFPRVER; encoded by the coding sequence ATGACCGAGCCCACGAGCACCGAGCCCACGAGCATCGACGTCCGCGACCCCGGGCCGCTGCGCGCCCTCGCGAACCCCGTGCGCCTGCGCCTGCTCGGCATGCTGCGCGTCGACGGCCCGGCGACGGTCGGGCAACTCGCCGAACGCTCGGGCGAAGCCGCGGGATCGGTGAGCTACCACCTCCAGACCCTCGCGAAGCACGGGTTCGTCGTCGAGGTGCCTGAACTCGCGCGCGACCGCCGCGAGCGGTGGTGGCAGGCCGTGCACGACTTCACGCACGTCGGCGCCGAGAGCGCGGCAGGAGATCCCGAGCGGCGCGATGCGTCCGAGGCCATGCGTCGCGCCGTGCTCGACTCGTACCACCGCGAGCTCCTCGACGCGCTCGAGGCCGAGCTCACCCTCGAACCCGAGTGGATCGAGGCATCCGATTCGAGCGACATCGCCGCGCACCTGACCCTCGACGAGTTCCGCGAACTCGCCGCGGACCTCGCCGCCGTCCGCGACAAGTGGTTCGCGCGCGGTCGCGACCGCCGCGACGGCACGCGCACCGTGCGGCTCATCACGCACGCCTTCCCGAGGGTCGAGCGATGA
- a CDS encoding acetate/propionate family kinase, whose product MRVVLVVNSGSSSFKYQLIDVESSTTLASGLVERIGSGDAAARHSNSSGDGDGRWDSDVSAPDHFAAFDVMVAAFAEHGPSLAEFAPAAVGHRVVQGGARFFEPTIVTPLVKINIDELSALAPLHNPANLAGIEAAQRAFPDVPHVAVFDTAFHQTMPPAAYTYAIDKKLAAKHRIRRYGFHGTSHRFVSHATAEFLGKPLEDLRLIILHLGNGASACAVSGGRSVDTSMGLTPLEGLVMGTRSGDLDPAVLVYLQRRAGLSVDAVDAFLNSQSGVLGLSGHADMRDVEQASAAGDPDATLALEVYAHRLRGYIGAYAAQLGRVDAIVFTAGVGENSSLVREWALAGLERFGVELDPSLNAVRASVARRVSSDASKVEVLVVPTNEELEIARETAAAVGG is encoded by the coding sequence GTGAGGGTCGTGCTGGTCGTGAACTCGGGTTCTTCGTCGTTCAAGTACCAGCTCATCGACGTGGAGTCGTCGACGACTCTCGCGAGCGGGCTCGTGGAGCGCATCGGCTCGGGCGACGCGGCGGCGCGGCATTCGAATTCGAGCGGCGACGGCGACGGGCGGTGGGATTCGGATGTCTCGGCGCCCGACCATTTCGCGGCGTTCGACGTCATGGTCGCGGCCTTCGCCGAGCACGGCCCGTCGCTCGCCGAGTTCGCGCCGGCGGCGGTGGGGCACCGTGTCGTGCAGGGCGGCGCCCGGTTCTTCGAACCGACGATCGTGACGCCGCTCGTGAAGATCAACATCGACGAGTTGTCGGCGCTCGCGCCGCTCCACAATCCCGCGAACCTCGCGGGCATCGAGGCCGCGCAGCGGGCGTTCCCCGATGTGCCGCATGTGGCGGTGTTCGACACGGCGTTCCACCAGACGATGCCTCCTGCGGCCTACACCTACGCGATCGACAAGAAGCTCGCCGCGAAGCATCGCATCCGCAGGTACGGCTTCCACGGGACATCCCACCGCTTCGTGTCGCACGCGACCGCCGAGTTCCTCGGGAAGCCGCTCGAAGACCTGCGGCTCATCATCCTGCACCTCGGCAACGGGGCGTCGGCGTGCGCCGTGTCGGGCGGGCGCTCGGTCGACACGAGCATGGGGCTGACGCCGCTCGAGGGGCTCGTGATGGGCACGCGGTCGGGCGACCTCGACCCCGCCGTCCTCGTCTACCTGCAGCGCCGGGCGGGGCTGTCGGTCGACGCCGTCGACGCATTCCTCAATTCGCAGAGCGGTGTCCTGGGGCTCAGCGGACACGCCGACATGCGCGACGTCGAGCAGGCCTCGGCCGCGGGCGACCCCGACGCGACGCTCGCGCTCGAGGTGTACGCGCATCGGCTGCGCGGCTACATCGGGGCGTATGCGGCACAGCTCGGGCGGGTCGATGCGATCGTGTTCACGGCGGGGGTCGGCGAGAACTCGTCGCTCGTGCGCGAGTGGGCGCTCGCGGGCCTCGAGAGGTTCGGCGTCGAGCTCGATCCGTCGCTGAACGCGGTGCGCGCGTCGGTCGCGCGGCGGGTGTCTTCGGATGCCTCGAAGGTCGAGGTGCTCGTCGTGCCGACGAACGAAGAGCTCGAGATCGCCCGGGAGACGGCGGCCGCGGTCGGGGGGTAA
- a CDS encoding bile acid:sodium symporter family protein, whose amino-acid sequence MNVDDVVVNFAPGSLVILNVVLGFIMFGIALDTTVDDFKAVAKAPKAMIIALVTQIVLLPAVTFGLTLLLQVQGSIALGMILVACCPPGNISQVLTYRSRGNVALSVSMTAVTNVIYIFVLPLNFAFWGGLHPTGSAFLEQVSLNGWQMMLEILLIIGLPFAVGFLLRARFPRFAAKVQPWARWISLLALVGFIVAALAGNWAVFVSVLGIVLSVVFLHDAVALALGYGAARIGGLPPRDRKAITFEVGIRNAGLGLGLVFTFFHGLGGMAVVAGWWGVWDIIAGLIVATLWARHSKKREGADASGVASSASAPEATA is encoded by the coding sequence ATGAACGTCGACGACGTCGTCGTGAACTTCGCCCCCGGCTCGCTCGTGATCTTGAACGTCGTGCTCGGGTTCATCATGTTCGGCATCGCGCTCGACACGACCGTCGACGACTTCAAGGCCGTCGCGAAGGCGCCGAAGGCGATGATCATCGCGCTCGTCACGCAGATCGTCCTGCTGCCCGCCGTGACGTTCGGGCTCACGCTGCTGCTGCAGGTGCAGGGGTCGATCGCGCTCGGCATGATCCTCGTGGCGTGCTGCCCGCCCGGCAACATCTCGCAAGTGCTGACCTACCGCTCGCGCGGCAACGTCGCCCTGTCGGTGTCGATGACGGCCGTCACGAACGTCATCTACATCTTCGTGCTGCCGCTGAACTTCGCGTTCTGGGGCGGTCTGCACCCGACCGGCTCGGCGTTCCTCGAGCAGGTGAGCCTCAACGGGTGGCAGATGATGCTCGAGATCCTCCTCATCATCGGCCTGCCGTTCGCCGTCGGGTTCCTCCTGCGGGCGCGCTTCCCGAGGTTCGCGGCGAAGGTGCAGCCGTGGGCGCGCTGGATCAGCCTCCTCGCCCTCGTCGGGTTCATCGTCGCCGCCCTCGCGGGCAACTGGGCGGTGTTCGTGTCGGTGCTCGGCATCGTGCTGTCGGTCGTGTTCCTGCACGACGCCGTCGCGCTCGCCCTCGGCTACGGCGCCGCGCGCATCGGCGGGCTGCCGCCGCGCGACCGCAAGGCCATCACGTTCGAGGTCGGCATCCGAAACGCGGGCCTCGGCCTCGGCCTCGTGTTCACGTTCTTCCACGGGCTCGGCGGCATGGCCGTCGTCGCCGGCTGGTGGGGCGTGTGGGACATCATCGCCGGCCTCATCGTCGCGACGCTGTGGGCGCGGCATTCGAAAAAGCGCGAGGGGGCGGATGCCTCGGGCGTCGCCTCTTCCGCTTCCGCGCCTGAGGCGACTGCATGA
- a CDS encoding NAD-dependent epimerase/dehydratase family protein — translation MKRILVTGGSGFLGSSAVRALSEHPHVSLVVSADVRSPADSAALPDGVVFERVDVTVPGDIAAALAAHSIDTIVHLAAIVNPGTVGEDVERRVDVDGTRNVLEAAVAAGVTRIVVSSSGAAYGYHADAPEWLTEDDPIRGNEEFSYSRHKRLVEEMLASYRASHPSLSQVVLRIGTILGPTVRNQITALWDGPRLLVVRGSDSPFVFVWVDDVVGAIVAGAVGSSSVSGAFNVAGDGKVTVPEIAARLGKKTLVVPAGLLAFALRVGHALRLTVHGPERVGFLRYRPVLDNTRLKTVLGYTPQKTSREAFEAFVAERYPGV, via the coding sequence ATGAAGCGCATCCTCGTCACGGGCGGAAGCGGGTTCCTGGGGTCTTCTGCGGTTCGGGCGCTGTCGGAGCATCCGCATGTCTCGCTCGTCGTCTCCGCGGACGTGCGGTCGCCTGCCGACTCCGCCGCGCTGCCTGACGGCGTCGTCTTCGAGCGCGTCGACGTGACGGTGCCCGGCGACATCGCCGCCGCCCTCGCCGCCCACTCGATCGACACGATCGTGCACCTCGCCGCGATCGTGAACCCCGGCACGGTCGGCGAAGACGTCGAGCGCCGGGTCGACGTCGACGGCACCCGCAACGTGCTCGAAGCCGCCGTCGCCGCGGGCGTGACCCGCATCGTCGTGTCATCGTCGGGCGCCGCCTACGGCTACCACGCCGACGCGCCCGAGTGGCTCACCGAGGACGACCCGATCCGCGGCAACGAGGAGTTCAGCTACTCGCGCCACAAGCGGCTCGTCGAGGAGATGCTGGCTTCGTATCGGGCATCGCACCCGTCGCTCTCGCAAGTCGTGCTGCGCATCGGCACGATCCTCGGCCCGACCGTTCGCAACCAGATCACGGCGCTCTGGGACGGCCCGCGGCTCCTCGTCGTGCGCGGCAGCGACAGCCCGTTCGTGTTCGTGTGGGTCGACGACGTCGTCGGTGCGATCGTCGCGGGCGCTGTGGGCTCGTCTTCGGTGAGCGGCGCGTTCAACGTCGCGGGCGACGGCAAGGTCACGGTGCCCGAGATCGCCGCCCGGCTCGGCAAGAAGACGCTCGTCGTGCCCGCGGGGCTCCTCGCGTTCGCGCTCCGCGTCGGACACGCGCTGCGGTTGACCGTGCACGGCCCCGAACGCGTCGGGTTCCTCCGGTACCGGCCCGTGCTCGACAACACGAGGCTCAAGACCGTACTCGGCTACACGCCGCAGAAGACGAGCCGCGAGGCGTTCGAGGCCTTCGTCGCGGAGCGGTACCCGGGCGTCTGA
- a CDS encoding IS481 family transposase, with amino-acid sequence MSKHRVIVLKIVAKQLTVTEAAEQYGLSRRHLHRLLARYREEGLDGLESRSRAPRTSPQKTTDRVRDRIVELRRALTDAGSDAGPVTIAWYLRTEGLRPPSTSTIRRVLHAAGLIIPEPRKRPRSSYVRFEASQPNETWQSDFTHWRLADGTDVEILNWLDDHSRLLLSCTVHHPVTGQDVVDTFLACVDDYGPPASTLTDNGRVYTARHGGGRNAFEYVLAVLNIVQKNGAPNRPQTQGKIERFHQTLKRWLTARPRATTIPELQHQLNQFREHYNQHRPHRARETTPAIAYAASPKAAPASSRPDTIHYRVRHDHVGSNGKISFRRAARMHHLGIGANHRGTPVILIADEHTVTVIALRTGEIIATNTIDPNKAYWRNTMRAPGRWPGALKT; translated from the coding sequence ATGTCGAAGCACCGGGTGATCGTGTTGAAGATCGTCGCGAAGCAACTCACCGTCACCGAGGCGGCGGAGCAGTACGGACTCTCTCGGCGGCATCTGCACCGGCTCCTCGCCCGTTACCGGGAGGAGGGACTGGATGGCCTGGAGTCTCGTTCCCGAGCCCCTCGAACCTCACCGCAGAAGACGACAGACCGGGTGCGGGACCGCATCGTCGAACTGCGCCGCGCTCTGACCGACGCCGGAAGCGATGCCGGGCCGGTCACGATCGCCTGGTATCTGCGCACGGAAGGGCTGCGACCGCCGTCGACGTCCACGATCCGACGGGTCCTGCACGCCGCCGGCCTGATCATTCCCGAGCCGAGGAAGCGTCCGAGATCCTCCTACGTGCGGTTCGAAGCATCCCAGCCCAACGAGACCTGGCAATCCGACTTCACCCACTGGCGCCTTGCCGACGGCACCGATGTCGAGATCCTGAACTGGCTCGATGACCACTCCCGCCTGCTGCTGTCCTGCACCGTCCACCACCCGGTCACCGGCCAGGACGTCGTGGACACGTTTCTCGCCTGCGTCGACGACTACGGCCCGCCGGCGTCCACGCTGACCGACAACGGCCGCGTCTACACCGCCCGACATGGCGGAGGACGCAACGCGTTCGAATACGTCCTGGCCGTACTGAACATCGTGCAGAAGAACGGCGCCCCGAACCGCCCGCAGACTCAGGGGAAGATCGAACGCTTCCACCAGACCCTCAAACGCTGGCTGACCGCCCGACCCCGCGCGACCACGATCCCCGAGCTGCAACATCAGCTCAATCAATTCCGGGAGCACTACAACCAGCACCGCCCGCACCGCGCTCGAGAAACGACTCCCGCGATCGCCTACGCAGCCTCACCGAAAGCCGCGCCCGCCAGCAGCCGCCCCGACACCATCCACTACCGCGTCCGCCACGACCACGTCGGCAGCAACGGCAAGATCAGCTTCCGCCGTGCCGCCCGCATGCACCACCTCGGAATCGGCGCGAACCACCGCGGCACACCCGTCATCCTCATCGCCGACGAACACACCGTCACCGTCATCGCACTCCGCACCGGCGAAATCATCGCGACCAACACCATCGACCCCAACAAGGCCTACTGGCGCAACACGATGAGAGCCCCAGGCCGATGGCCCGGGGCTCTCAAAACGTGA
- a CDS encoding GNAT family N-acetyltransferase, with translation MSGAEPEASVAFAPIIRLYRPADRDQVAEVCLKTAASGGDATGKYFDDLLMPDVFALPYVEYAPDLAFVVAETTADGRPDRVLGYCIGVADTADFIDWWTREWTPGFAARHPLADAVARPFGQGIFDFGLDPERMRIAELADYPAHLHIDLLPELQGLGFGRKLIDTMRAALAARGVPALHLGVDPRNTGARAFYERLGFHELPSSTPTAPLYGIATSD, from the coding sequence GTGAGCGGGGCCGAGCCCGAGGCATCCGTCGCCTTCGCACCGATCATCCGCCTGTACCGCCCCGCCGACCGCGACCAGGTCGCCGAGGTGTGCCTCAAGACCGCCGCGTCGGGCGGCGACGCGACCGGGAAGTACTTCGACGACCTGCTCATGCCCGACGTGTTCGCGCTGCCGTACGTCGAATACGCGCCCGACCTGGCCTTCGTCGTCGCCGAGACGACAGCCGACGGGCGCCCCGACCGTGTGCTCGGGTACTGCATCGGCGTCGCCGACACGGCCGACTTCATCGACTGGTGGACGCGCGAGTGGACCCCAGGCTTCGCCGCGAGGCATCCGCTCGCCGACGCCGTCGCACGCCCGTTCGGTCAGGGGATCTTCGACTTCGGCCTCGACCCCGAGCGCATGCGCATCGCCGAGCTCGCCGACTATCCCGCGCATCTGCACATCGACCTGCTGCCCGAACTGCAGGGCCTCGGGTTCGGGCGGAAGCTCATCGACACCATGCGCGCCGCGCTCGCCGCACGCGGCGTGCCCGCCCTGCACCTCGGCGTGGACCCGCGCAACACGGGCGCGCGGGCGTTCTACGAGCGGCTCGGATTCCACGAGCTGCCGTCGAGCACGCCCACGGCGCCGCTCTACGGGATCGCGACGAGCGACTGA